The following proteins are encoded in a genomic region of Sparus aurata chromosome 23, fSpaAur1.1, whole genome shotgun sequence:
- the polr3k gene encoding DNA-directed RNA polymerase III subunit RPC10 — MLLFCPTCGNVLIVEEGQKCMRFACNTCPYVHNITRKVNNRKYPKLKEVDDVLGGAAAWENVDSTAEKCPKCEHPRAYFMQIQTRSADEPMTTFYKCCNAQCGHRWRD, encoded by the exons ATGCTTCTGTTTTGTCCAACCTGCGGAAATGTTTTAATTGTCGAGGAGGGACAGAAGTGTATGAGATTCGCCTGCAACACCTGTCCGTACGTACACAACATCACAAGAAAG gtAAATAACAGGAAGTATCCCAAGTTAAAGGAGGTGGATGATGTGCTCGGTGGCGCAGCAGCCTGGGAAAACGTGGACTCCACTGCTG AAAAATGTCCCAAGTGCGAGCACCCCCGGGCGTATTTCATGCAGATTCAGACCAGATCAGCTGATGAGCCGATGACGACGTTCTACAAATGCTGCAATGCCCAGTGTGGACACCGATGGAGAGACTGA
- the cdip1 gene encoding cell death-inducing p53-target protein 1, which produces MSSDPPPPYPGGPSAPLIEEKNGQPVRTAPVQGQPLPPDYGPPPYEGPQPGFLPPHVPGEGPMPMPMPPPPPGGHFHPPPGHFPHAMPGQMGPGPSHFVHMGGHTATVLAPPGAATTVTVLQGEMFQTSPVQTVCPHCQQAIITRISHDVGLMNTLFCLFCFFVGCDLGCCLIPCLIDDLKDVTHTCPYCKGYIYTYKRIC; this is translated from the exons ATGTCCAGTGACCCTCCTCCTCCGTACCCTGGAGGTCCCAGTGCCCCCCTCATCGAGGAGAAGAATGGACAACCAG TAAGAACTGCTCCAGTGCAGGGACAGCCCTTGCCTCCAGACTACGGCCCTCCACCTTATGAGGGCCCACAGCCAGGCTTCCTTCCCCCACATGTCCCTGGAGAAGGACCCATGCCTATGCCAAtgcctccaccaccaccag GTGGCCACTTCCACCCTCCACCCGGTCACTTCCCCCACGCGATGCCAGGACAGATGGGTCCCGGTCCCAGTCACTTTGTCCACATGGGAGGTCACACAGCGACCGTCCTCGCCCCTCCAGGAGCAGCAACCACCGTGACCGTACTGCAGGGGGAAATGTTCCAGACCTCGCCGGTGCAGACCGTGTGTCCGCACTGTCAGCAGGCAATCATCACCCGCATCTCCCACGATGTCGGGCTCATGAACACACTCTTCTGCCTCTTCTGCTTCTTTGTTGG GTGTGATCTCGGCTGCTGCTTGATTCCCTGCCTGATTGATGACCTCAAGGATGTGACACACACCTGCCCTTACTGTAAGGGCTACATTTACACATACAAGCGTATATGCTAA